TCCTCATGTTCCACAGTAGGAGCCAGAGGCAAAATAACCTGGCTGCTAGGGAAGCCACCGGGCCTTGCACAAGGAACAGCATATGGACTGGCTTTTAAACTTGCAGCAGAGTACGCATCAACTCCATAATCAGCCCATTCAGACCGATGCTCTCTCAGGAATCGAACAAGCAAAGCAGGGGGAACATTCTGCAAATAACGAGTGGACAAGTTAAGATTGAAACCAAGTACCAATTATTCAGATGTACAATgtacaaaccaattattcaccTGAAGCAACATTGACGCTTTTGCACACATGACTCCTCCGCCAAAAGAGGGATACAAAGATGTGTTATACTGGGATCCAGGAAACTTGTTTGCTGATGAGTTTATCACAATTGTCACGTCCTCCACACCATCACTGCCCATAGGTGACCAACCATCATCAGCAAACCCATTGATAGCGTCGTTGAAACCCCTAAAGACCATTTTAAGGTATGATTAGAACTAAAGAAAGCAGTACTCAATGACAATCATAAATCATCATTAATTATCAAGTTCTCCACAGTAAAAAACCCAGTCATGATCATGCGCAAGCACTACCTGCAAAGTTTTTGACTAAACATCCGTAGTACAGCTGGTTGACGTCCGCCAGTACATTGAATCTCTCCATTAGTCTCTTGTGCAATTTGTCTAATGTGACGCAATGCCTGAGAACACAAATTTGACCCAtacagtgagaacaaatatgaTTTAGTTGTCAAAAGAGTGGAACCTTATGCAACAATTCTTACAGAAATTGTCATTTTCTGAGCAAGGATCTTGGATGACTCATAAAGTGGCCTAAGAACTTCAGGGACACTCCAAACCTATAAATGGAATAAAAGATGTAGAGAAAAATGTACCCAAAAAATCAAGATTTATGAAGTTTAATACTTAAAGTTGAAAGCTCACATCCAAATCAACATGATCAACAATGTGAATAATTGATCCACCGCCCTCGCACGCTCTTATTAAATAGCCACTAGGAAGCATCTCGGCTCTTACAAAAGTAGATGGCGGAGGCCCTGCTGGGCCACCACTTGAAGAAGATAATGACCTCTCACAAACCTGCAACTCATTCCAAAAGAAAAGATGCATCAAGACTCATCTGGTCTTTGTTCCCACGAAGTAAAATACAATGCCTTAAAAAAGCCCGTCTGAATCAACAAATAGTACCAAAACTTCGAATTTCTCAAATGAAGATGCAAAATAAAGTATCTTTAACCaagaaatatataattaaaaataatggtAAAAAAAGATGTGGTCAATGAATATACCACTAGACTGCCATCATCTAGACTTGTTGTATATCTCATAGTCCAGAAGTCACGTGCTGCTGCTAATGTCGTTGGAGCGTAAGTCTAATAAGAAAACAAATGGAATTAGAAACAGTAGAATGGAAACTTAAATCATAGAAGAGACAGAATAAATAACATAGCGAACCTGCATATATATGAGCTCTATTGTTCCCCCATTTCCCGTAGGAATTACACTTAATACATTAAGACAGCGGCAGTCACGATACCATGAAAGGCGATCTTTGAGAATTTCTGCAACCTGCATCGATTAAATTTCATGTCTATGATCCAAACACAAGAAAGTTTCCAAAAATGAATCATCATTTTCAAGGGCATGAAATTTTACTTCATATTACCTTTGTCGGCTCTAGACTAACAAGACCACAGGCTCGCGCTGCTACCCCACTGCAATTGCGGGAAACAGCAACGATTCCAATAGAATCCGGACCAGGCTGTGCaaatatgaatacattcattATAACCATTCAGTAAAACATAAATCAAGTAGAAAATTAGAAACTGAACCAAAAACCTTCAGGAGTTGAGTGCAAATGTGCTTTAGTCCTATAATTCAAAGAATACTCACCTTCATCCCAATCATCTGGACCCAGTCGACAGCAGTTCCTGTAGCCTTGGAAAGGAACTCTGCCAGGGTCTCCTCAGCTACCGCGAGAAGACTATGAAAAGCAATTTCAATATTACATCTAAAAACAAGGGTGAGAAAGAAAAAACTAGTGAAATATGAAGCAAGTAGTTAAATTTACTAACCCAGCTGGGTTGTTAACATCCTTATTAGGATGCTGAGGATTTGGATTTTGCTGTTGTTGAGACTGACCGCTCATGACTACAGACTCACAGCTATTGTCTGTAGTTGTTCCAGATGCCTATTGGAGAGATAAGTAAACTCATTTTTACGCAGatgaaatcaaaattatatgaaaaatcATTGTAAAGTGAACTGAAGTTGGGAATAGCTTGAAGGGGATAGACTGAGGTGAAAGGGATTACATTATGCAGTTGCTGGCGCATAAATCCATTCTCATATACCAAATGAGACACCTGCTTCTGTAAACGGTCATTCTCCTCCATCAACAATTTGTTCATCGCAGACAACTTTCTGTTTACGCTCTGGAGGCGAGATGATTCCTTCCTCTGCTTCTCACGGCATCTAGCAGAGAATTAAGGAAAACAAACAATGAAGTTGTTTGCAAATAATCTAGAGCGTTAGTTTATCATCTGTCTTCATCCAAGACTGATGTTTGACATCAAGGAAACAGTACAAACAGAAGCTTACAAATTTCAACTAGTGTTTGAAAATGACAGACAAGTCACAAAGTCCATGCTTTAATACCAtccaaataagaaaaagaaaatcctgTTTCAAAACCATACAAAATTCACAGTCCACAGTCCAATCTCCCAGGAGAGACTCTATCCAAGTAATAAATGTGAGAAATTTtaccaaaacaaacaaataagtaaaaagaGAGGTAGATTAGAACAGTTTAGACTTTAAAACCTGCAACTTAAAGTAGAAAAGTCTGCTAAATATTAAATCACTGGTCAATAGGCTAAATAGTTTTCATTCAAATCCAAACCATTGCAGACAGAAATCCAGCATTTGAAAGAACTTCAACCCCAGAAACATGGTAGGATCTTTTATTTCAAACAAATCACGACCATATTAGAAATATCCTTAAGGATTTTTAACAACCATAAATTTCATCCCAAAAAGGCCAAACTGAAGGTCAGATTCTCATAATCATCGGGAGATCCAGTTCCTTATTGAAGAAGA
The nucleotide sequence above comes from Benincasa hispida cultivar B227 chromosome 3, ASM972705v1, whole genome shotgun sequence. Encoded proteins:
- the LOC120074088 gene encoding homeobox-leucine zipper protein ATHB-14-like, whose translation is MALVIHKDSSNKQMDSSKYVRYTPEQVEALERVYAECPKPSSLRRQQLIRECPILSNIEPKQIKVWFQNRRCREKQRKESSRLQSVNRKLSAMNKLLMEENDRLQKQVSHLVYENGFMRQQLHNASGTTTDNSCESVVMSGQSQQQQNPNPQHPNKDVNNPAGLLAVAEETLAEFLSKATGTAVDWVQMIGMKPGPDSIGIVAVSRNCSGVAARACGLVSLEPTKVAEILKDRLSWYRDCRCLNVLSVIPTGNGGTIELIYMQTYAPTTLAAARDFWTMRYTTSLDDGSLVVCERSLSSSSGGPAGPPPSTFVRAEMLPSGYLIRACEGGGSIIHIVDHVDLDVWSVPEVLRPLYESSKILAQKMTISALRHIRQIAQETNGEIQCTGGRQPAVLRMFSQKLCRGFNDAINGFADDGWSPMGSDGVEDVTIVINSSANKFPGSQYNTSLYPSFGGGVMCAKASMLLQNVPPALLVRFLREHRSEWADYGVDAYSAASLKASPYAVPCARPGGFPSSQVILPLAPTVEHEEFLEVVRLEGLAFSPEDVALAGRDMYLLQLCSGVDENAVGACAQLVFAPIDESFADDAPLLTSGFRVIPLDQKTDEPTAARTLDLASTLEVGANAARSAGETDLSSYNLRSVLTIAFQFTFENHLQENVAAMARQYVRSVVGSVQRVAMAISPSRLSSNMGLKPLPGSPEALTLARWICRSYRIHVGADLLQADSQSGDAMLKQLWHHSDSIMCCSVKTNASAVFTFANQAGLDMLETTLVGLQDIMLDKILDEAGRKILCSEFPKIMQQGFANLPSGICVSSMGRPISYEQAVAWKVLNDDDSNHCLGFMFINWSFV